One region of Cyanobium sp. M30B3 genomic DNA includes:
- a CDS encoding DUF305 domain-containing protein: MRSFAASLVLAGIWVAPALAQGDPHQHHNHHQHQHQHQHHQGAPAAAPQGQGHGSHASHSHEVGPAGATYDLRWLDAMVQHHTGALRMSEFVFNIGSPGVGALANGIWREQAREIKAMGQWRKAWYPEAPVYPVAFKSGGDPNSMAGLERMSAAQIQAMQMMGSTPTKDNRVVWFLEGMIAHHGGALEMAHDALSKSTNPTVRRLAREIIVAQRAEIIELRRMLRLEGLSKPEYSKYDALFRF; the protein is encoded by the coding sequence ATGCGCTCGTTCGCCGCATCGCTCGTGTTGGCAGGCATCTGGGTCGCCCCGGCCCTGGCCCAGGGTGATCCCCACCAGCACCACAACCACCACCAGCACCAGCACCAGCACCAGCACCATCAGGGTGCCCCCGCTGCCGCTCCCCAGGGCCAGGGGCACGGCAGCCATGCCAGCCACAGCCATGAGGTCGGCCCGGCCGGCGCCACCTACGACCTGCGCTGGCTCGACGCGATGGTGCAGCACCACACCGGCGCGTTGCGGATGAGCGAATTTGTATTCAACATCGGCTCCCCAGGGGTGGGTGCCCTGGCCAACGGCATCTGGCGGGAGCAGGCCCGCGAGATCAAGGCCATGGGCCAGTGGCGCAAGGCCTGGTATCCAGAGGCGCCGGTCTATCCCGTGGCCTTCAAATCCGGCGGCGATCCCAACAGCATGGCCGGCCTGGAGCGCATGAGCGCGGCCCAGATCCAGGCGATGCAGATGATGGGCTCCACCCCCACCAAAGACAACCGGGTGGTGTGGTTTCTCGAAGGAATGATCGCGCACCACGGCGGCGCCTTGGAGATGGCCCACGACGCCCTCAGCAAGAGCACCAATCCGACGGTGCGTCGGTTGGCGCGGGAGATCATCGTGGCCCAGCGTGCCGAAATCATCGAGCTGCGCCGCATGCTGCGCCTGGAGGGATTGAGCAAGCCGGAGTACAGCAAATACGACGCACTCTTTCGGTTCTGA
- a CDS encoding DUF3721 domain-containing protein gives MASRMTLIALALAAMPLASHAHPKGLYDTQQQAEQRAKELGCSGTHQNNGKWMPCSNEATLHQHLRHH, from the coding sequence ATGGCCAGCCGAATGACCCTGATCGCCCTGGCGCTGGCAGCAATGCCGCTGGCTAGCCACGCCCACCCCAAAGGGCTGTATGACACCCAGCAGCAAGCGGAGCAGCGGGCCAAGGAGCTCGGCTGTTCGGGCACCCACCAGAACAACGGCAAGTGGATGCCCTGCAGCAACGAGGCCACCCTGCACCAGCACCTGCGTCACCACTGA
- a CDS encoding glutaredoxin: MASSTLHAVRLYRMDLPDHVCPWGLRAMRLLQERHISFEDHRLTSAEQVEAFKAAHGVATTPQVFAGDERIGGYSDLAGRLGVRPESAEISYAPVVAVFLTAGLMALVLAAGVGGFMGFAICLLAMLKLMDVQAFATSFRKYDLLSQRWRPWGRLYPGIELLVGLGVLLQPEPTDAAQLVGAVAVLLGAMGMVSVGKAVFIDHLALNCACVGGNSKTPLGVVSFAENLIMAAMGAVMLAGR; the protein is encoded by the coding sequence ATGGCCTCTTCCACTCTTCATGCCGTCCGGCTGTACCGGATGGATCTGCCGGACCATGTCTGCCCCTGGGGTTTGCGGGCGATGCGGCTGCTGCAGGAACGGCACATCTCCTTTGAGGACCATCGCCTCACCAGCGCCGAGCAGGTGGAAGCCTTCAAGGCTGCCCATGGAGTGGCCACCACGCCGCAGGTCTTCGCGGGGGATGAGCGGATCGGTGGGTACAGCGATCTGGCAGGGCGGCTGGGCGTACGGCCTGAATCTGCTGAGATCTCCTACGCGCCTGTGGTAGCTGTGTTCCTCACCGCCGGCCTGATGGCCCTGGTGCTGGCAGCCGGGGTGGGCGGCTTCATGGGGTTCGCCATCTGCCTGCTGGCCATGCTCAAGCTGATGGATGTGCAGGCATTCGCCACCAGCTTCCGCAAGTACGACCTGCTCAGCCAGCGTTGGCGGCCCTGGGGTCGCCTCTACCCCGGGATCGAGCTGCTGGTGGGCCTCGGGGTGCTGCTCCAACCCGAGCCCACCGACGCCGCCCAGCTGGTGGGCGCCGTGGCCGTTCTGCTCGGTGCCATGGGCATGGTGTCGGTGGGCAAGGCCGTGTTCATTGATCACCTGGCGCTCAATTGCGCCTGCGTGGGCGGTAACTCCAAAACACCTCTTGGCGTGGTGAGCTTTGCGGAGAACCTGATCATGGCCGCCATGGGCGCGGTGATGCTCGCCGGTCGCTAA
- a CDS encoding DUF1651 domain-containing protein, producing the protein MLESQAAPGWAVRKEITRKEAIKLWAEKRRAGWQVCPPQWTPPPALLPR; encoded by the coding sequence TTGCTGGAGAGTCAAGCTGCTCCTGGATGGGCGGTTCGCAAGGAGATCACCCGCAAGGAGGCGATCAAGCTCTGGGCCGAGAAGCGGAGGGCTGGTTGGCAGGTCTGCCCGCCCCAGTGGACGCCGCCACCGGCTTTGCTACCCCGTTGA
- a CDS encoding thermonuclease family protein yields the protein MPRRVHAARALAVALALLPIAIAQAPAGASPGATVISVGDGDTIRVRMNGKPITVRLACIDAPETAQQPYGQQARSYLQQRLPLGSTVKLAQKTTDRYGRLVAEVFNGININLAMVEDGQAFVYRQYLSGCDAKEYLDAEFRASRRRYGVWQVEGGITRPWDFRKSRSAAVIPDGTTPGGRRYSCKEIGCYARAQELLRQGHTYLDSNRDGEACESLRR from the coding sequence ATGCCCCGACGTGTTCACGCCGCCAGAGCCTTGGCTGTCGCACTGGCCCTGCTGCCGATAGCCATCGCCCAGGCGCCGGCCGGTGCCAGTCCTGGGGCCACAGTGATCTCCGTTGGCGATGGCGACACCATCCGGGTGCGGATGAACGGGAAGCCAATCACCGTGCGGCTGGCCTGCATCGATGCACCGGAGACGGCCCAGCAGCCCTATGGCCAGCAGGCCCGCAGTTACCTGCAGCAGCGGCTGCCGCTCGGCAGCACGGTGAAGCTCGCGCAGAAGACAACCGATCGCTACGGCCGCCTGGTGGCGGAGGTGTTCAACGGCATCAACATCAACCTGGCGATGGTGGAAGACGGCCAGGCTTTTGTGTACCGCCAGTACCTGAGCGGCTGCGACGCCAAGGAGTACCTGGACGCTGAATTTCGGGCCAGCCGGCGCCGGTACGGGGTCTGGCAGGTGGAGGGCGGCATCACCCGGCCCTGGGACTTCCGCAAGAGCCGCAGCGCCGCGGTGATCCCCGATGGGACCACCCCTGGCGGCCGCCGCTACAGCTGCAAGGAGATCGGCTGCTATGCCCGTGCCCAGGAGTTGCTGCGCCAGGGGCACACCTACCTCGACAGCAACAGAGACGGGGAAGCCTGCGAATCGCTGCGGCGATGA
- a CDS encoding AbrB family transcriptional regulator — translation MLTGSDLLAKVKELGDVSKSDLVRSCGYLSTKKDGTERLNFTAFYEALLEAKGLSFGEGGKGRGKGGRSLSYVTKVQFNGNLMVGKAYTAQLDLKPGEEFEIKLGRKQIKLIPLGSADDEE, via the coding sequence ATGCTCACCGGATCAGACCTGCTGGCCAAGGTCAAGGAACTCGGAGATGTCTCCAAGTCCGATCTGGTGCGCAGCTGCGGCTATCTGAGCACCAAGAAGGACGGCACTGAACGCCTCAACTTCACCGCCTTCTACGAGGCCCTACTGGAGGCCAAGGGGCTGAGCTTTGGTGAGGGCGGCAAAGGCCGGGGCAAGGGTGGCCGCAGCCTCAGCTACGTGACCAAGGTGCAGTTCAACGGCAACCTGATGGTCGGCAAGGCCTACACCGCCCAGCTTGATCTCAAGCCCGGCGAGGAGTTCGAGATCAAGCTCGGCCGCAAGCAGATCAAGCTCATCCCCCTGGGCAGCGCCGACGACGAGGAGTGA
- a CDS encoding type II toxin-antitoxin system PemK/MazF family toxin: MDLRAGQIITVDWRKDPNEPGQDPQPPEPNKLRPAVVVQDCELFDPAYPTVLVVPMTGDRALAMADLTVVLQPSSTNGCRKVSYLLPQNLTCVAKTRITDATDCCVTPAELQQLRQLVVLVIGGFS, from the coding sequence GTGGACCTGAGGGCCGGGCAGATCATCACGGTTGATTGGCGCAAGGATCCAAACGAGCCTGGGCAGGACCCTCAGCCTCCGGAGCCCAACAAACTGCGGCCAGCTGTCGTGGTGCAGGACTGCGAGCTGTTTGACCCTGCCTATCCAACAGTCCTGGTGGTGCCGATGACTGGTGACCGCGCGTTGGCAATGGCCGACCTGACTGTCGTGCTCCAACCCAGCAGCACCAACGGCTGCAGAAAGGTGAGCTATCTGCTGCCCCAGAACCTGACCTGTGTGGCCAAGACGCGCATCACAGATGCCACCGACTGCTGCGTCACTCCCGCCGAGTTGCAGCAACTCCGCCAGCTGGTTGTGTTGGTGATCGGTGGCTTCTCGTGA
- a CDS encoding AAA family ATPase, translating into MAVAAGRQRLHPAGMEPLRCHLLIGPPASGKTTTALALAPLLAGPEGQPAVVLSTDAIRAEVFGDPAVQGPWPSIQQRLHERLIGAVAAGMPVIVDATHAERPWRLAITQHLALPRPVEWIGWWLFTPLSTCLRWNAKRERPVPTPVIRRMAASLADEAFGPGRAEGFASVVAVQPTHQGDLSGFLRSELSRLNRRISAACNRQQQLQLHGHSRLLDLERLLYLLKLLADHPDLATTDQGSREALETLVSALPGSDLAERAAALLRKLHGVCYGDADAVRRDLAWLEGQGFFSATAVTTAIQHLPLLEAFGGDQAPRSGGVHGGHPPMADAAVFVRVMTLLRHLLQTPFDRPADGPGAMAMQRHLLERLAEIPGGHGPGELATLRKDIEKTLTPYGFRPHHDNPRHGYCLGTALLSAPRLVEIHGVVQHVAQRLGDPTALDLLRELEERLAWGGIEVTAAPPLRTVLDGAHPGAESLQRGTLAEPGQAEQIETAILEHRRVRLLRLGASHEQGRGEEVRIWPLQLVFSGGLWHLAWEADAIGRPHGLLQCERLERLVFLQAEARGRRNASEHQLAISRLQRLLHHCGGIELGDDLQAQDGLCQASAEQRRRQLQTLRCSCKSEAYAAIRQGQVPFPLDQIRLERPAKQAELTAAAQGTTADWVHPALVRVLTPNPIGDSHPHPLEIDLPPWILARGIALRRWLFSHGSALRIEAPEALRQEQQGQALEVLALGQRR; encoded by the coding sequence GTGGCTGTTGCCGCCGGCCGCCAGCGCCTGCACCCTGCAGGAATGGAGCCTCTGCGCTGTCACCTGCTGATCGGCCCGCCCGCCAGCGGCAAGACCACCACCGCCCTGGCCCTCGCCCCTTTGCTTGCAGGGCCTGAGGGGCAACCGGCGGTGGTGCTCTCCACCGATGCGATCCGCGCTGAGGTGTTCGGCGATCCGGCGGTGCAGGGCCCCTGGCCGTCGATCCAACAGCGGCTGCATGAGCGGCTGATCGGTGCGGTGGCGGCCGGCATGCCGGTGATCGTGGATGCCACCCACGCCGAGCGACCCTGGCGGCTGGCGATCACCCAGCACCTGGCGCTGCCGCGGCCGGTGGAGTGGATCGGCTGGTGGCTCTTCACACCACTGAGCACGTGCCTGCGCTGGAACGCCAAGCGGGAGCGACCCGTGCCCACGCCGGTGATCCGGCGCATGGCCGCCAGCCTGGCGGATGAGGCCTTTGGGCCGGGGCGGGCGGAGGGCTTTGCCTCGGTGGTGGCGGTGCAACCCACCCATCAGGGCGATCTCAGCGGCTTCCTGCGCAGTGAGCTCTCCCGCCTTAACCGCCGCATCAGCGCCGCCTGCAACCGTCAGCAGCAGCTGCAGCTGCACGGCCATTCCCGCCTTCTGGATCTCGAGCGGCTGCTCTACCTGCTCAAGCTGCTGGCCGATCATCCCGATCTGGCGACGACCGACCAGGGCAGCCGCGAGGCCCTGGAAACACTCGTCTCAGCGTTGCCCGGGAGTGATCTGGCCGAACGGGCGGCAGCGCTGCTGCGCAAGCTCCATGGGGTCTGCTACGGCGATGCCGACGCCGTGCGCCGCGATCTGGCCTGGCTGGAAGGCCAGGGGTTCTTCTCCGCCACCGCCGTGACCACAGCCATCCAACATCTGCCGCTGCTGGAGGCTTTTGGTGGCGATCAGGCTCCCCGCAGCGGCGGCGTCCATGGCGGCCATCCGCCAATGGCTGATGCGGCGGTGTTCGTGCGGGTGATGACCCTGCTGCGCCATCTGCTGCAGACGCCCTTTGACCGGCCGGCCGACGGTCCGGGGGCGATGGCGATGCAGCGCCACCTGCTGGAGCGCCTGGCTGAGATCCCTGGCGGCCATGGCCCCGGTGAGCTGGCGACGCTGCGCAAGGACATCGAGAAGACGCTCACCCCCTATGGCTTTCGGCCGCACCACGACAACCCGCGCCATGGCTATTGCCTCGGCACCGCCCTGCTGTCTGCGCCGCGGCTGGTGGAGATCCACGGGGTGGTGCAGCACGTGGCCCAGCGGCTGGGAGATCCGACAGCGCTGGATCTGCTGCGTGAGCTGGAGGAACGTCTGGCCTGGGGCGGCATCGAGGTGACCGCCGCACCGCCGCTGCGCACCGTTCTTGATGGCGCCCATCCCGGTGCGGAGAGCCTGCAGCGGGGCACGCTGGCGGAACCAGGCCAGGCCGAACAGATCGAGACGGCGATCCTGGAGCACCGGCGCGTGCGCCTGCTGCGCCTGGGGGCCTCCCATGAGCAGGGCAGGGGAGAAGAGGTGCGGATCTGGCCGCTGCAGCTGGTCTTCTCCGGTGGGCTGTGGCACCTGGCCTGGGAGGCCGATGCCATCGGCCGGCCCCATGGGCTGCTGCAATGCGAGCGGCTGGAGCGGCTGGTGTTCCTGCAGGCCGAGGCCCGCGGCCGCCGCAACGCCAGCGAGCACCAGCTGGCGATCAGCCGCCTGCAGCGACTGCTGCATCACTGCGGCGGCATCGAGCTGGGCGATGACCTGCAGGCTCAGGATGGGCTCTGCCAGGCCAGCGCCGAGCAGCGGCGCCGCCAGCTGCAGACCCTGCGCTGCTCCTGCAAGAGCGAGGCCTACGCCGCGATTCGCCAGGGGCAGGTTCCCTTTCCCCTCGATCAGATCCGGCTGGAACGGCCGGCCAAGCAAGCGGAGCTCACGGCTGCGGCCCAGGGCACCACAGCGGACTGGGTGCATCCGGCCCTGGTCCGGGTGCTGACCCCGAACCCGATCGGCGACAGCCATCCCCATCCGCTGGAGATTGACCTGCCGCCCTGGATCCTGGCCCGCGGCATCGCCCTACGCCGCTGGCTCTTCTCCCATGGCAGCGCCCTGCGCATCGAGGCACCGGAGGCCCTGCGGCAGGAGCAGCAGGGCCAGGCGCTGGAGGTGCTGGCGTTGGGTCAGCGACGCTGA